In Nitrospira sp., the genomic window TGAGTATAGTTCCCGCCCGCATCGTCCACATCCCTTGTTTAGCGGATTCGTGGGAGCGGCATTGCGCAAGAAGCTAGGGCATTAGTTGTTGGCTATGGCACAACTCGTCGAAATCGGTTCGTTCAAGGTCGGCCAGGGACAGCGTCCGTTTCTCATTGCCGGGCCTTGTGTGATCGAGAGCGAGCAGCTCGTGATGGACACGGCCGGCCAGGTTGCGGACATTGCGAAGTCACTGGGAATTCCGTACATCTTCAAGTCATCATTCGATAAGGCCAACCGAACGTCCATTACTTCATTTCGTGGTCCTGGAATCGAGAAGGGCCTGGCGGTATTGAAGAAGGTAAAGGACCAATTCGCTCTGCCTGTCTTGACTGACGTGCATACGGAGGAGCAGGCGACTGAAGCGGGGAAGGTGGTGGATGTCCTTCAGATCCCAGCTTTTCTCTGTCGGCAGACGGATTTGCTGATTGCCGCTGCAAAAACAGGAAAAGTCGTGAACGTGAAGAAGGGGCAATTTCTCTCGCCGATCGAAATGGGCAATGCAGTCAAAAAAGTCGAAGAATGTGGAAGCCGTCGGCTTCTGCTCACTGAGCGTGGGTCGTCATTCGGCTACAACAATCTTGTTGTGGATATGAGATCCTTTCCTCTTATGAGAACTTTTGGGTATCCTGTCGTCTTCGATGCGACGCACAGCGTTCAGCTGCCGGGTGGTGGTGGAACGAAATCCAGTGGCCAGCGGGAATTTGTCGAGCCGTTGGCGTGCGCCGCGGCCG contains:
- a CDS encoding 3-deoxy-8-phosphooctulonate synthase produces the protein MAQLVEIGSFKVGQGQRPFLIAGPCVIESEQLVMDTAGQVADIAKSLGIPYIFKSSFDKANRTSITSFRGPGIEKGLAVLKKVKDQFALPVLTDVHTEEQATEAGKVVDVLQIPAFLCRQTDLLIAAAKTGKVVNVKKGQFLSPIEMGNAVKKVEECGSRRLLLTERGSSFGYNNLVVDMRSFPLMRTFGYPVVFDATHSVQLPGGGGTKSSGQREFVEPLACAAAGAGVDGFFMEVHPNPDEALSDGPNMVPLHQLKSLLERVLRICDAAKPRS